The Plodia interpunctella isolate USDA-ARS_2022_Savannah chromosome 11, ilPloInte3.2, whole genome shotgun sequence genome includes a window with the following:
- the LOC128673812 gene encoding kunitz-type serine protease inhibitor A-like isoform X1 — MNILPIYLLVLGITRCYSNSTEMALSEHSIEQKHDEVDLQSNSNVSDSKALRSRRYKGNLQDVWMWDLYCHLQPSRGSCYKDLTRYYYDAQMDTCRPFNYSGCTGNQNNFHSSIECERRCKGANFMGVNEQSLPTVCYLQPDSGMCLLFATKYYYDLDASKCLEFTYGGCGGNLNRFESEVSCKEYCSTS; from the exons atgaatattttgccgatttatttattagtgctAGGTATAACGCGATGTTACAGTAATAGTACAGAGATGGCGCTCAGTGAGCACTCTATCGAGCAGAAGCATGATGAGGTAGATCTTCAGAGCAATTCCAATGTTTCTGATTCGAAAGCTCTCCGCTCCAGACGCTATAAAGGTAATT TACAGGATGTGTGGATGTGGGATCTCTATTGTCATTTGCAACCCTCAAGAGGCAGTTGTTATAAAGATTTAACAAG GTATTATTACGATGCCCAGATGGATACATGTCGTCCGTTCAATTACTCAGGCTGTACTGGAAACCAAAACAATTTCCATTCCTCCATCGAGTGCGAACGACGCTGCAAAG GCGCCAACTTCATGGGTGTGAATGAACAAAGCTTGCCTACAGTATGTTACTTACAACCAGATTCGGGCATGTGCTTACTTTTTGCGACAAA gtattaCTACGACTTGGATGCAAGTAAATGCTTGGAGTTCACGTACGGCGGCTGCGGAGGCAACCTGAATAGGTTCGAGTCGGAGGTCAGCTGTAAGGAATACTGTAGCACGAGTTGA
- the LOC128673812 gene encoding kunitz-type serine protease inhibitor A-like isoform X2, which translates to MNILPIYLLVLGITRCYSNSTEMALSEHSIEQKHDEVDLQSNSNVSDSKALRSRRYKVQDVWMWDLYCHLQPSRGSCYKDLTRYYYDAQMDTCRPFNYSGCTGNQNNFHSSIECERRCKGANFMGVNEQSLPTVCYLQPDSGMCLLFATKYYYDLDASKCLEFTYGGCGGNLNRFESEVSCKEYCSTS; encoded by the exons atgaatattttgccgatttatttattagtgctAGGTATAACGCGATGTTACAGTAATAGTACAGAGATGGCGCTCAGTGAGCACTCTATCGAGCAGAAGCATGATGAGGTAGATCTTCAGAGCAATTCCAATGTTTCTGATTCGAAAGCTCTCCGCTCCAGACGCTATAAAG TACAGGATGTGTGGATGTGGGATCTCTATTGTCATTTGCAACCCTCAAGAGGCAGTTGTTATAAAGATTTAACAAG GTATTATTACGATGCCCAGATGGATACATGTCGTCCGTTCAATTACTCAGGCTGTACTGGAAACCAAAACAATTTCCATTCCTCCATCGAGTGCGAACGACGCTGCAAAG GCGCCAACTTCATGGGTGTGAATGAACAAAGCTTGCCTACAGTATGTTACTTACAACCAGATTCGGGCATGTGCTTACTTTTTGCGACAAA gtattaCTACGACTTGGATGCAAGTAAATGCTTGGAGTTCACGTACGGCGGCTGCGGAGGCAACCTGAATAGGTTCGAGTCGGAGGTCAGCTGTAAGGAATACTGTAGCACGAGTTGA
- the LOC128673811 gene encoding inter-alpha-trypsin inhibitor-like isoform X2 — MRCSGEWCVVSAKHIWMWDLYCRLQSAKGDCKDHMTRYYYNSDFDECHHFNYSGCNGNQNNFESHAECEQRCKGVNFLNLKEHSLPTVCHLQPDSGLCLAFIKSYYYQVDSGKCLEFTYGGCGGNLNRFATKASCEEYCSTTSDTSTETTLKPSARIDHTNIDDE; from the exons ATGCGGTGTTCCGGAGAATGGTGCGTCGTTAGCG CAAAGCATATATGGATGTGGGACCTTTATTGTCGTTTACAATCAGCTAAGGGCGACTGTAAGGACCATATGACAAG ATATTATTACAACTCCGATTTCGACGAATGCCATCATTTTAATTACTCGGGCTGCAATGGGAACCAGAACAACTTTGAATCCCATGCCGAGTGTGAACAGCGATGCAAAG GCGTAAACTTCCTGAATTTGAAAGAACACAGCTTGCCTACAGTATGTCACTTACAGCCTGACTCAGGCTTGTGCTTAGCATTTATAAAAAG TTATTACTACCAAGTGGATAGCGGTAAGTGCCTGGAGTTCACGTACGGTGGGTGCGGAGGAAACCTGAACAGGTTTGCGACTAAGGCTTCCTGCGAGGAGTACTGCAGTACTACATCTGACACCTCCACAGAAACAACACTAAAACCTTCAGCGAGAATAGACCATACGAATATAGACGATGAATGA
- the LOC128673811 gene encoding inter-alpha-trypsin inhibitor-like isoform X1, whose translation MRLLYIYLVVTLSVARGRSNKSTVTGRSDSFEVTRDGGGLHNNTDKPSDSALKDADLRRHKKAKHIWMWDLYCRLQSAKGDCKDHMTRYYYNSDFDECHHFNYSGCNGNQNNFESHAECEQRCKGVNFLNLKEHSLPTVCHLQPDSGLCLAFIKSYYYQVDSGKCLEFTYGGCGGNLNRFATKASCEEYCSTTSDTSTETTLKPSARIDHTNIDDE comes from the exons ATGAgacttttgtatatatatttggttGTTACGCTGAGTGTAGCGCGGGGTCGGAGTAATAAAAGTACAGTGACTGGGCGTAGTGACTCTTTCGAGGTGACCAGGGATGGAGGAGGTCTTCATAACAACACAGATAAACCTTCAGATTCTGCCTTGAAAGATGCAGACTTAAGGCGACACAAAAAAG CAAAGCATATATGGATGTGGGACCTTTATTGTCGTTTACAATCAGCTAAGGGCGACTGTAAGGACCATATGACAAG ATATTATTACAACTCCGATTTCGACGAATGCCATCATTTTAATTACTCGGGCTGCAATGGGAACCAGAACAACTTTGAATCCCATGCCGAGTGTGAACAGCGATGCAAAG GCGTAAACTTCCTGAATTTGAAAGAACACAGCTTGCCTACAGTATGTCACTTACAGCCTGACTCAGGCTTGTGCTTAGCATTTATAAAAAG TTATTACTACCAAGTGGATAGCGGTAAGTGCCTGGAGTTCACGTACGGTGGGTGCGGAGGAAACCTGAACAGGTTTGCGACTAAGGCTTCCTGCGAGGAGTACTGCAGTACTACATCTGACACCTCCACAGAAACAACACTAAAACCTTCAGCGAGAATAGACCATACGAATATAGACGATGAATGA
- the LOC128673812 gene encoding kunitz-type serine protease inhibitor A-like isoform X3: MALSEHSIEQKHDEVDLQSNSNVSDSKALRSRRYKGNLQDVWMWDLYCHLQPSRGSCYKDLTRYYYDAQMDTCRPFNYSGCTGNQNNFHSSIECERRCKGANFMGVNEQSLPTVCYLQPDSGMCLLFATKYYYDLDASKCLEFTYGGCGGNLNRFESEVSCKEYCSTS; this comes from the exons ATGGCGCTCAGTGAGCACTCTATCGAGCAGAAGCATGATGAGGTAGATCTTCAGAGCAATTCCAATGTTTCTGATTCGAAAGCTCTCCGCTCCAGACGCTATAAAGGTAATT TACAGGATGTGTGGATGTGGGATCTCTATTGTCATTTGCAACCCTCAAGAGGCAGTTGTTATAAAGATTTAACAAG GTATTATTACGATGCCCAGATGGATACATGTCGTCCGTTCAATTACTCAGGCTGTACTGGAAACCAAAACAATTTCCATTCCTCCATCGAGTGCGAACGACGCTGCAAAG GCGCCAACTTCATGGGTGTGAATGAACAAAGCTTGCCTACAGTATGTTACTTACAACCAGATTCGGGCATGTGCTTACTTTTTGCGACAAA gtattaCTACGACTTGGATGCAAGTAAATGCTTGGAGTTCACGTACGGCGGCTGCGGAGGCAACCTGAATAGGTTCGAGTCGGAGGTCAGCTGTAAGGAATACTGTAGCACGAGTTGA